Proteins encoded within one genomic window of Myxococcus virescens:
- the hflX gene encoding GTPase HflX — MRMAISTLPERLRAVLVGVQLPGVSDEEHAADFAELRRLVHTLGYDTVATVSQKRARLATGTVLGTGKLKELAALTGGSGVITSGASDRTSKAREKWEAAANTELGPEGEAVEEDADDVEPGDALLPPSLEEDDKAGPRPTVVVVDHELSPGQLRNLEKATGAMVLDRAGVIVDIFHRHAKSHEARMQVEIARLNYLAPRLRESTGGRERQQGRGAGDSALELDRRKIRDRLAELREGLAAIQKDQDHRRYARRDLLRVALVGYTNAGKSSLMRALTGSTVLVADQLFATLDTTVRAMQPETRPRILVSDTVGFIQKLPHDLVASFRSTLDEALEASLLLYVVDASDPTWAAQLEVTRTVLRDIGADAVPSKLLFNKADRLDAAAKEALLAMHPDALMLSAHLPDDVAMLRKNIIAFFESSMVEADLVIPYSRQGRISEVYEHTTVVSQAYDESGSRLRVRGLPGAIAKLTQAFQE, encoded by the coding sequence ATGCGCATGGCGATATCTACCCTCCCTGAACGTCTGCGTGCCGTCCTCGTCGGTGTCCAGCTTCCGGGCGTCTCGGACGAAGAGCACGCCGCGGACTTCGCGGAGCTGCGCCGGCTGGTGCACACGCTGGGGTATGACACGGTGGCGACCGTGTCCCAGAAGCGGGCGCGGCTGGCCACGGGCACGGTGCTCGGGACGGGCAAGCTCAAGGAGCTGGCGGCCCTCACCGGAGGCTCGGGCGTGATTACGTCCGGGGCGAGCGACCGGACGTCGAAGGCCCGCGAGAAGTGGGAGGCCGCCGCCAACACGGAGCTCGGTCCCGAGGGCGAGGCCGTCGAAGAGGACGCCGACGACGTGGAGCCGGGGGACGCGTTGCTGCCTCCGTCTTTGGAAGAAGACGACAAGGCGGGGCCCCGGCCTACCGTGGTGGTCGTGGACCACGAGCTGTCGCCCGGCCAGTTGCGCAACCTGGAGAAGGCCACGGGCGCGATGGTGCTGGACCGCGCGGGCGTGATTGTCGACATCTTCCACCGGCACGCGAAGAGCCACGAAGCACGGATGCAGGTGGAGATCGCCCGGCTCAACTACCTGGCCCCCCGGCTGCGCGAATCCACCGGAGGCCGCGAGCGGCAGCAGGGGCGTGGCGCGGGTGACTCGGCGCTGGAGCTGGACCGCCGCAAGATTCGCGACCGGCTGGCGGAGCTGCGCGAGGGACTGGCGGCCATCCAGAAGGACCAGGACCACCGCCGCTATGCGCGAAGGGACCTGCTGCGGGTGGCTTTGGTGGGCTACACGAACGCGGGCAAGTCTTCGCTGATGCGTGCGTTGACGGGCAGCACGGTGCTGGTCGCGGACCAGCTCTTCGCCACGCTCGACACCACGGTGCGCGCGATGCAGCCGGAGACCCGTCCGCGCATCCTGGTCTCTGACACGGTGGGCTTCATCCAGAAGCTGCCACATGATCTGGTCGCGTCCTTCCGCTCCACGCTGGACGAGGCCCTGGAAGCGTCACTGCTGCTCTACGTGGTGGATGCGTCGGACCCCACGTGGGCCGCGCAGCTGGAGGTCACCCGCACGGTGCTCCGGGATATCGGCGCGGACGCCGTACCGAGCAAGCTGCTCTTCAACAAGGCGGACCGGCTGGACGCGGCGGCGAAGGAAGCGCTGCTCGCAATGCACCCGGATGCCCTGATGCTCTCCGCGCACCTGCCGGACGACGTGGCGATGCTGCGCAAGAACATCATCGCCTTCTTCGAGTCCTCGATGGTGGAGGCGGACCTGGTGATTCCCTACTCCCGGCAGGGGCGCATCAGCGAGGTGTACGAGCACACCACGGTGGTGTCCCAGGCCTACGACGAGAGCGGCAGCCGGCTGCGCGTGCGGGGCCTTCCAGGGGCCATCGCGAAGCTCACCCAGGCGTTCCAGGAGTAG
- a CDS encoding DEAD/DEAH box helicase, producing the protein MTFASLGLSDALTRAVAGLGYDEPTPVQRATIPVVLRGGDVWASAKTGSGKTAAFLLPILEALRARPGGSVRPVRAFILVPTRELAAQIVDSIQRYGQHLKKPLKTCIAVGGVSANPQMLALRGGADIVVATPGRALDLVHQNALRLDQVETLVLDEADRLFSLGFADELNSLLALLPTRRQNLLFSATFPPAVRKFAEQLLHEPTRIDVDEGELPSTEFILQRALLVDVPRRTMLLRHLLETHAWSHVLTFVASRYAADHVALKLNRAGIVATSLHGELSQGARTQALADFKAKRVRVLVATDVAARGLDIAQLPAVVNYDLPRSTADYVHRIGRTGRAGDKGVAISFVSAGTEAHFRLIEKRHQLDLPREQVPGFEPTEEVSTLTPPLDPNGGVKGRRKSKKDKLREAAAAAATRPPKQGP; encoded by the coding sequence ATGACATTCGCTTCGCTCGGCCTGTCGGACGCGCTCACCCGCGCCGTGGCCGGACTCGGATACGACGAACCCACGCCGGTGCAGCGCGCGACCATCCCCGTGGTCCTGCGAGGTGGCGACGTCTGGGCTTCGGCGAAGACGGGCTCGGGGAAGACCGCCGCGTTCCTGCTGCCCATCCTGGAAGCCCTGCGGGCGCGTCCCGGAGGGTCGGTCCGACCGGTGCGGGCCTTCATCCTGGTGCCCACGCGGGAGCTCGCCGCGCAGATCGTCGATTCCATCCAGCGGTACGGCCAACACCTGAAGAAGCCGCTGAAGACCTGCATCGCGGTCGGTGGCGTCTCCGCCAACCCGCAGATGCTGGCGCTGCGGGGCGGCGCGGACATCGTCGTGGCCACGCCCGGCCGCGCGCTGGACCTGGTGCATCAGAACGCGCTCCGGCTGGACCAGGTGGAGACGCTGGTGCTCGACGAGGCCGACCGGCTGTTCTCGCTGGGCTTCGCCGATGAGCTCAACAGCCTGCTGGCGCTGCTGCCCACGCGCCGCCAGAACCTGTTGTTCTCCGCCACCTTCCCTCCTGCGGTGCGGAAGTTCGCGGAGCAGTTGCTGCACGAGCCCACGCGCATCGACGTCGATGAGGGGGAGCTGCCCTCGACGGAGTTCATCCTCCAGCGGGCCCTCCTGGTGGATGTGCCCCGGCGCACGATGCTGCTGCGGCACCTGTTGGAAACACATGCGTGGAGCCATGTGCTCACGTTCGTGGCCAGTCGCTACGCGGCGGACCATGTCGCGCTGAAGCTGAACCGGGCCGGCATCGTCGCGACGTCATTGCATGGGGAACTCAGCCAGGGCGCGCGCACGCAGGCGCTCGCGGACTTCAAGGCGAAGCGCGTGCGCGTGCTCGTGGCCACGGACGTCGCCGCTCGCGGCCTGGACATCGCGCAGTTGCCGGCGGTCGTGAACTACGACCTGCCCCGCTCGACCGCGGACTACGTGCATCGCATCGGCCGCACGGGGCGCGCGGGCGACAAGGGCGTGGCGATCAGCTTCGTCAGCGCGGGCACCGAAGCCCACTTCCGACTCATCGAGAAACGCCACCAGCTCGACCTCCCACGCGAGCAGGTGCCGGGCTTCGAGCCGACGGAAGAGGTCTCGACGCTCACGCCGCCCCTGGATCCGAACGGCGGCGTGAAGGGGCGGCGCAAGAGCAAGAAGGACAAGCTGCGCGAAGCCGCCGCTGCCGCCGCCACTCGCCCTCCGAAGCAGGGGCCGTAG
- a CDS encoding FG-GAP-like repeat-containing protein — MMLQVHERGLIAALLMGLLAACSGSSSEGGDKDPPPRPEPEVTTPGAPRDVQATPGIRSAQVSWQAPTSNGGGAIVKYTVTGSGGTTATTTGATQVVVSGLSDGTSYTFQVRATNAAGEGPESGASVAVTTHDLPSAPRIIDVVSLNTALQVSWEPPTSDGRATVHAYSVELLSGTFQRSLSAMDTRVEFTGLRPDTEYQVVVRAVNAVGMGPPSAPRLSKTRCDNVGLTKLPQVSVEAELRGLVAGDFDKDGKLDLAGTRMAERTVATFLGQGDGSLRRHGEFAVGADPKSVLTGDFDGDTLLDLVVLNTRSQSVSVLTGLGNGDFGAGRTTLTGAGPWAMTTADFDGDGNRDVFTVNTSLATGSSTLSWMKGNGMGSLTRLDFPLSFAALTVTTADFDGDGHLDVVMPASLVSEFYVYFGAGDGSFRAAFRYSAQNAPRHVAAADFNNDGRADLLVTSKGDSFNEPAVSVRLGRGDGTFEAAKDFDVLGEVGELAVADFDQDGWLDVAVTNTAKNTVSFLRGMGDGSLSARQDVVLDGAPLGLAAGNFSGGDKLELMVSQEGSTSLTMLTTSCLP, encoded by the coding sequence ATGATGCTTCAGGTGCATGAGCGCGGCCTCATTGCCGCACTGTTGATGGGACTCCTCGCGGCGTGCTCCGGTTCCAGCTCGGAGGGTGGGGACAAGGACCCTCCGCCGAGGCCGGAGCCCGAGGTGACGACTCCAGGGGCACCAAGGGACGTCCAGGCCACGCCAGGCATCCGGTCCGCGCAGGTGAGTTGGCAGGCGCCCACCTCGAACGGCGGCGGCGCCATCGTGAAGTACACGGTGACGGGCTCCGGGGGCACCACCGCCACGACGACAGGCGCCACGCAGGTGGTGGTGTCCGGCCTCTCCGACGGCACGAGCTATACCTTCCAGGTTCGCGCCACCAACGCGGCTGGAGAGGGTCCTGAGTCAGGCGCTTCGGTCGCCGTGACGACTCACGACCTCCCGAGCGCCCCACGAATCATCGATGTCGTCTCCCTCAACACGGCGCTGCAGGTGAGCTGGGAGCCTCCGACCTCGGACGGACGGGCGACGGTTCACGCCTATTCCGTCGAACTCCTCTCGGGGACGTTCCAGCGCTCCCTGTCCGCGATGGACACGCGCGTGGAGTTCACGGGGCTGAGACCGGATACGGAGTACCAGGTCGTGGTCCGGGCGGTGAATGCAGTGGGAATGGGGCCCCCCTCGGCGCCGCGACTGTCGAAGACACGCTGTGACAATGTCGGACTGACGAAGCTCCCCCAGGTCTCCGTGGAGGCCGAGCTCCGGGGATTGGTGGCGGGGGACTTCGACAAGGACGGGAAGCTGGACCTCGCCGGGACGCGGATGGCCGAGAGGACCGTCGCCACCTTTCTCGGGCAGGGGGATGGGAGCCTCCGCAGGCATGGGGAGTTCGCGGTGGGCGCGGACCCGAAGAGCGTCCTCACGGGGGACTTCGACGGCGACACGCTGCTGGACCTGGTGGTGCTCAACACCCGGAGTCAGTCGGTGAGCGTGCTAACCGGCCTGGGGAATGGCGACTTCGGGGCGGGACGCACCACCCTCACGGGCGCGGGCCCCTGGGCGATGACGACGGCGGACTTCGATGGAGATGGGAACCGGGATGTCTTCACCGTCAATACGAGCCTCGCGACGGGGTCCTCGACGCTGAGCTGGATGAAAGGCAACGGGATGGGCTCGCTCACCCGGCTGGATTTCCCCCTGTCCTTCGCCGCGCTCACCGTCACCACCGCGGACTTCGATGGGGACGGTCACCTGGACGTGGTGATGCCCGCCTCGCTCGTCTCCGAGTTCTATGTCTACTTTGGCGCGGGTGATGGCTCGTTCCGCGCGGCGTTCCGGTATTCCGCCCAGAACGCCCCCAGGCATGTGGCCGCGGCGGACTTCAACAACGATGGCAGGGCGGACCTGTTGGTGACCAGCAAGGGAGATTCCTTCAACGAGCCCGCGGTGAGCGTGAGACTGGGACGCGGCGACGGCACGTTCGAGGCCGCGAAGGACTTCGACGTGCTGGGAGAGGTGGGTGAGCTGGCCGTGGCGGACTTCGACCAGGACGGTTGGTTGGACGTCGCCGTGACGAATACGGCCAAGAACACGGTCAGCTTCCTGCGCGGCATGGGCGATGGTTCGCTCTCGGCGAGACAAGACGTGGTCCTGGACGGCGCGCCGCTGGGGCTCGCGGCTGGGAACTTCAGCGGCGGTGACAAGCTCGAGCTGATGGTGAGCCAGGAAGGCAGCACCTCCCTCACGATGCTGACGACGAGCTGCCTGCCCTGA
- a CDS encoding cupin domain-containing protein, whose amino-acid sequence MTQPTHLGGGTTFDLAAIEREMRREDVYLREGHTARTLVREPDLRIVLIAMKAGARMAEHRASETVSVHALSGHVRLRLPEKTVELPFGRLLVLEKGLRHDVEAIEESAFLLTLGWKSP is encoded by the coding sequence ATGACCCAACCGACACATCTCGGGGGCGGGACCACGTTCGACCTGGCGGCAATCGAGCGTGAAATGCGGCGAGAAGACGTTTACCTGCGGGAGGGCCACACGGCGCGGACTCTGGTGCGCGAGCCCGACCTGCGCATCGTCCTCATCGCAATGAAGGCCGGCGCACGGATGGCGGAGCATCGCGCCAGCGAAACCGTCTCGGTCCACGCGCTCTCCGGGCACGTGCGGCTGCGCCTGCCCGAAAAGACGGTGGAGCTGCCGTTCGGGCGGTTGCTCGTCCTCGAGAAAGGCCTGCGCCATGACGTGGAGGCGATCGAGGAGAGCGCGTTCCTGCTCACGCTCGGATGGAAGAGCCCATGA
- a CDS encoding succinate dehydrogenase cytochrome b subunit, with protein sequence MQSIGEFNEDRPHDASRRLHPWRSTVGLKVLMAATGIVLVVFLVFHLLGNLLVYRGRDALNEYSAFLVREPPLLWAARAVLLASAVIHIGAAALLWNRDRFARPVAYRRLRPRSTTVPARTMRLTGVVLAGFIVFHILHLTTGTIAPVPFEKHDVYHNVVEGFRVPWVVAIYLGALAIVGMHVWHGAWASLRSLGRSRPSPRPKRRPVAWILALVLWGGFSSIPLAIWLGGGR encoded by the coding sequence ATGCAGTCCATTGGTGAGTTCAATGAAGACCGCCCGCATGACGCCTCGCGACGCTTGCATCCGTGGCGGTCCACGGTCGGGCTGAAGGTGCTCATGGCAGCGACTGGCATCGTGCTGGTCGTGTTCCTCGTCTTCCACCTGCTCGGCAATCTCCTCGTTTACCGAGGGCGGGATGCCCTCAACGAATACTCCGCGTTTCTCGTTCGGGAGCCCCCGCTCCTGTGGGCCGCTCGCGCGGTGCTCCTGGCCTCCGCCGTCATCCACATCGGCGCGGCGGCGCTGCTCTGGAATCGTGACCGCTTCGCGCGCCCGGTGGCCTACCGCCGACTCAGGCCACGCTCCACGACCGTGCCCGCTCGGACGATGCGCCTCACGGGCGTCGTGCTCGCGGGGTTCATCGTCTTCCACATTCTCCATCTGACCACTGGGACCATCGCGCCGGTGCCGTTCGAGAAGCATGACGTCTACCACAACGTGGTGGAGGGCTTCCGCGTCCCCTGGGTGGTGGCCATCTATCTCGGCGCGCTGGCCATCGTCGGGATGCATGTCTGGCACGGTGCATGGGCCTCGCTGCGGAGCCTCGGGAGGTCGCGACCCTCGCCTCGGCCGAAACGGCGACCGGTTGCGTGGATCCTCGCCCTGGTGCTCTGGGGCGGCTTCAGCAGCATTCCGCTCGCGATCTGGCTCGGAGGTGGGCGCTAG
- a CDS encoding carboxymuconolactone decarboxylase family protein, translating into MEQRLDFLQKSSNAYQAMLGLERFVRNCGLEHPLLDLVKTRASQLNGCAYCIDMHTKDARVAGETEQRLYALSAWRETPFYTERERAALEWTEALTLISQNDVTDELYDRVRQHFSEEALVSLTMAVITINGWNRIAIPFRSVPGSYQPPARAAAHP; encoded by the coding sequence ATGGAACAGCGACTCGATTTCCTCCAGAAATCATCCAACGCCTATCAGGCGATGCTCGGCCTGGAACGCTTCGTCCGCAACTGTGGGCTCGAGCACCCCCTGCTCGATCTGGTCAAGACTCGTGCGTCGCAGCTCAACGGCTGCGCCTATTGCATCGACATGCACACGAAGGATGCCCGTGTCGCCGGGGAAACCGAGCAGCGGCTCTACGCGCTGTCGGCCTGGCGCGAGACACCGTTCTACACCGAACGCGAGCGCGCCGCGCTCGAATGGACGGAAGCTCTGACGCTCATCTCGCAGAACGATGTCACGGATGAGCTGTACGACCGCGTGCGCCAACACTTCAGCGAAGAAGCGCTCGTCAGCCTCACGATGGCGGTCATCACCATCAATGGCTGGAACCGGATCGCCATCCCGTTCCGCTCCGTGCCCGGCAGCTACCAACCGCCGGCCCGCGCGGCGGCGCATCCGTGA
- a CDS encoding CPBP family intramembrane glutamic endopeptidase, with the protein MRRDVAVLLENAPPRRRALSEAAFVFLAVLGPSSAGPAGRVVLAVLAVALLAWGLALLRPWEATRAGAWLGVLGLLVALGGTGAGAWVATAAEQEKGFSLSMAPLCIRAVGMILLVAVLVWRDGQGPAQVGLAREGWAKELLLGVPVLVATYAVHIAASVPMAAVAVALKLADKEMLARKGLAAALMDTGLDVPAFAAIMVLVTGFEEFVFRGFLVPRLRVVLGRWVPAVLVAAVLFSVGHFYEGTLAVFQTFVMGAWFGFVFWFRGRLLPLVVAHAAFNTISFALVMWLSKSGFLDKLPPL; encoded by the coding sequence GTGCGTCGTGATGTCGCCGTGCTGCTGGAGAACGCCCCGCCGCGGCGCCGGGCCCTGTCAGAAGCGGCGTTCGTGTTCCTCGCCGTCCTCGGGCCCTCGTCGGCGGGCCCCGCGGGTCGGGTCGTCCTGGCCGTGCTCGCGGTCGCGCTGCTCGCCTGGGGACTGGCCCTGCTGCGCCCCTGGGAGGCCACGCGCGCGGGCGCCTGGCTGGGCGTCCTGGGGCTCCTGGTGGCGCTGGGCGGCACGGGCGCGGGCGCCTGGGTCGCCACCGCGGCGGAGCAGGAGAAGGGCTTCTCCCTGTCCATGGCGCCCCTGTGCATCCGCGCAGTGGGGATGATCCTGCTGGTGGCGGTGCTGGTGTGGCGCGACGGCCAGGGGCCCGCGCAGGTAGGGCTGGCGCGCGAGGGCTGGGCGAAGGAGCTGCTGCTCGGCGTACCGGTGCTCGTCGCCACCTACGCGGTGCACATCGCCGCGTCGGTGCCCATGGCGGCCGTCGCCGTGGCGTTGAAGCTGGCCGACAAGGAGATGCTGGCGCGCAAGGGCTTGGCCGCCGCGCTCATGGACACCGGCCTGGACGTGCCCGCCTTCGCGGCCATCATGGTGCTGGTGACAGGCTTCGAGGAGTTCGTCTTCCGGGGCTTCCTCGTGCCCCGCCTGCGCGTGGTGCTGGGCCGCTGGGTGCCCGCGGTGCTGGTCGCGGCCGTGCTGTTCTCCGTGGGCCACTTCTACGAAGGCACGCTCGCCGTCTTCCAGACCTTCGTGATGGGAGCATGGTTCGGGTTCGTCTTCTGGTTCCGGGGACGCCTGCTGCCCCTGGTTGTCGCGCACGCGGCCTTCAACACCATCAGCTTCGCGCTGGTGATGTGGCTGTCGAAGTCAGGCTTCCTGGACAAGCTGCCACCGCTTTGA
- a CDS encoding succinate dehydrogenase/fumarate reductase iron-sulfur subunit — MRFVLQIWRQERPQSQGAFRRYEVSDITADMSFLEMLDVLNEQLAAKGEAPVAFESDCREGICGTCGVTINGAAHGPLGGAAVCQLHMRRFPDGALLVIEPWRARAFPVLKDLIVDRSALDRIIGAGGFISVPTGAAPEASTRAISKQHADGAMDAAACIGCGACVAACPNASAALFTGAKVSHLALLPQGRPERERRVLSMVARMDEEGFGNCTWHGECQAACPKSISIDAIALMNHEWLRASLASQREVWREPEADAQRQDPERGGTA, encoded by the coding sequence GTGCGCTTCGTTCTGCAGATCTGGAGACAGGAGAGGCCGCAATCCCAGGGCGCCTTCCGCCGCTACGAGGTCTCTGACATCACCGCCGACATGTCCTTTCTCGAGATGCTCGATGTCCTGAACGAGCAACTCGCCGCCAAAGGCGAGGCCCCGGTCGCGTTCGAGAGCGACTGTCGCGAGGGCATCTGCGGGACGTGCGGGGTGACGATCAATGGCGCGGCGCATGGTCCCCTCGGCGGCGCGGCGGTGTGTCAGCTCCACATGCGCCGCTTTCCGGACGGCGCGCTGCTCGTGATCGAGCCCTGGCGCGCGCGGGCATTTCCTGTGCTCAAGGATCTCATCGTCGATCGCAGCGCGCTCGACCGCATCATCGGTGCTGGCGGGTTCATCTCGGTGCCAACGGGGGCCGCGCCCGAGGCGAGCACGCGGGCCATCTCGAAACAGCACGCTGACGGGGCGATGGACGCCGCGGCTTGCATCGGCTGTGGGGCCTGCGTCGCCGCCTGCCCGAACGCCTCGGCCGCGCTCTTCACCGGCGCGAAGGTCTCTCACCTGGCGCTCCTGCCTCAGGGGCGGCCGGAGCGGGAGCGGCGGGTGCTCTCCATGGTCGCGCGCATGGATGAGGAGGGCTTTGGCAACTGCACCTGGCACGGCGAGTGCCAGGCGGCGTGCCCGAAGTCGATCAGCATCGATGCCATCGCGCTCATGAACCATGAATGGCTCCGGGCATCGCTCGCATCCCAACGCGAAGTGTGGCGCGAGCCTGAGGCGGACGCCCAGAGGCAAGACCCAGAAAGAGGAGGAACGGCATGA
- a CDS encoding RluA family pseudouridine synthase, which yields MLLNDGYVYREKLGRRPGSSALAHLTDKYRHSSEEEWRARFARGEVRLDDVTADGSEPLRPGQWLCWHRPPWEEADTPQSFELVYEDAELVVVVKPSGLPTLPSGGFLKNTLLSFVQARWPEAVPMHRLGRATSGLVLFTRTRDAAARLASDWREGRVHKRYRALSQGLAAQEAYDIRAPIGLVPHPRLGEVHGASARGKPSHSTARVLERRTEHTLFEVDIHTGRSEQIRIHLAFIGHPLVGDPLFGVGGLPLAEHPGLPGDGGYLLHAESLTFLHPRSGEHVQLQAPPPLELRVQDT from the coding sequence GTGCTGCTCAACGACGGCTATGTGTATCGCGAGAAGCTCGGGCGCCGACCGGGCAGCAGCGCGCTCGCCCATCTAACGGACAAGTATCGTCACTCCTCGGAGGAGGAGTGGCGGGCACGCTTCGCTCGGGGCGAGGTGCGACTCGACGACGTCACGGCCGACGGCTCGGAGCCGCTGAGGCCGGGACAGTGGCTGTGCTGGCACCGCCCGCCATGGGAGGAGGCGGACACTCCGCAGTCCTTCGAGCTCGTGTACGAGGACGCGGAGTTGGTCGTCGTGGTGAAGCCGAGCGGACTGCCGACCCTGCCCTCGGGAGGCTTCCTGAAGAACACCCTGCTCTCCTTCGTCCAGGCACGATGGCCGGAGGCGGTTCCCATGCACCGCCTGGGACGCGCGACGTCGGGCCTCGTGCTCTTCACCCGCACCCGCGACGCTGCCGCGCGCCTGGCGAGCGATTGGCGCGAGGGCCGCGTGCACAAGCGCTACCGCGCACTCTCCCAGGGACTCGCCGCCCAGGAGGCCTACGACATCCGCGCGCCCATTGGGTTGGTACCCCATCCGCGGCTGGGCGAAGTCCATGGTGCCAGTGCGCGGGGAAAGCCCTCACACAGCACGGCCCGGGTGCTGGAGCGGCGCACCGAGCACACCCTCTTCGAGGTGGACATCCACACGGGGCGCTCCGAGCAGATCCGCATCCACCTCGCCTTCATCGGCCACCCGCTCGTAGGGGACCCGCTCTTCGGCGTGGGCGGCCTGCCGCTGGCGGAGCACCCCGGCCTGCCCGGAGACGGCGGCTATCTGCTGCACGCGGAGTCGCTCACCTTCCTGCATCCGCGCTCGGGCGAGCACGTTCAGCTTCAGGCGCCACCCCCACTCGAGCTCCGCGTCCAGGACACCTGA
- a CDS encoding fumarate reductase/succinate dehydrogenase flavoprotein subunit, giving the protein MDLGARIPSGPLEQKWERRLREGRLVGPSNRRKYTLLVVGSGLAGASAAATLAELGYRVHCFSFHDSPRRAHSIAAQGGINAAKNYRNDGDSVWRLFYDTLKGGDFRSREANVYRLAQVSNRIIDQCVAQGVPFAREYGGLLATRSFGGALVSRTFYARGQTGQQLLLGAYQALERQISAGQVRMHPRTEMLDLVRVDGRARGIIARDLRTGELGSFAGDAVILATGGYGNIYHLSTNARGSNATAIWRAYRRGAGFANPCFTQIHPTCIPVSGPHQSKLTLMSESLRNDGRVWVPKLKGDPRTPRDIPESERDYFLERRYPTYGNLAPRDIASRAAKEICDQGRGVGPGGRGVYLDLGDAIERLGAGTIRERYGNVLEMYERITGEHPYRAPMRIYPAVHYAMGGLWVDYDLRSTLPGLYVIGEANFSDHGANRLGASALMQGLADGYFIVPNTIADELARFGPGPVDLDHPAFRDAEHNVQLKLERLLASRGTRTVEDHFRALGSLLWEQCGMARSERGLSSALESIQALQGEFERDLRLPDTGIELNDSLERAGRLADYYELAELMCRDALERRESCGAHFREEFQTAEGEARRDDEHFCHVSVWEYRGKDRPPALHKEPLFFESVAAETRSYK; this is encoded by the coding sequence ATGGATCTCGGCGCGAGGATTCCGAGCGGGCCGCTCGAGCAAAAGTGGGAGCGCCGACTGCGCGAAGGACGCCTGGTCGGGCCGAGCAACCGGCGCAAGTACACACTGCTCGTGGTGGGCTCCGGGCTGGCGGGGGCTTCCGCCGCGGCGACGCTCGCCGAGCTTGGCTACCGTGTGCACTGCTTCTCCTTCCACGACTCGCCGAGGCGCGCGCACAGCATCGCCGCGCAGGGCGGCATCAATGCCGCGAAGAATTACCGCAACGACGGCGACAGCGTGTGGAGGCTGTTCTACGACACGCTGAAAGGCGGCGACTTCCGCTCCCGCGAGGCGAATGTCTACAGGCTTGCGCAGGTGAGCAACCGCATCATCGACCAATGCGTGGCCCAGGGAGTCCCTTTCGCCCGCGAATATGGAGGGCTCCTCGCCACCCGCTCCTTCGGGGGCGCGCTCGTCTCGCGCACCTTCTATGCGCGTGGACAGACCGGGCAGCAGCTCCTCCTCGGCGCCTACCAGGCGCTCGAGCGGCAAATCAGCGCGGGCCAGGTTCGCATGCATCCGAGGACCGAAATGCTCGATCTCGTCAGGGTCGACGGACGGGCGCGGGGAATCATCGCGCGCGACCTCCGGACGGGCGAGCTGGGGTCGTTCGCCGGCGATGCCGTGATCCTCGCAACAGGAGGCTACGGCAACATCTACCATCTCTCGACCAACGCGCGAGGCTCGAACGCGACCGCGATCTGGCGCGCGTACCGAAGGGGCGCCGGCTTCGCCAACCCTTGCTTCACGCAGATCCATCCGACCTGCATCCCGGTCAGCGGGCCCCATCAGTCGAAGCTCACCCTGATGAGCGAGTCCTTGCGCAATGACGGGCGTGTCTGGGTGCCGAAGCTCAAGGGGGACCCGCGGACACCGCGCGATATCCCGGAGAGCGAACGGGACTACTTCCTCGAGCGGCGGTACCCAACCTACGGCAACCTCGCGCCGCGTGACATCGCCTCGCGCGCGGCCAAGGAAATCTGTGACCAGGGCAGGGGCGTCGGCCCCGGCGGGCGCGGCGTGTATCTGGACCTCGGTGATGCCATTGAGCGTCTCGGGGCCGGTACCATTCGCGAACGCTACGGGAACGTCCTCGAGATGTATGAGCGCATCACGGGCGAGCACCCGTACCGGGCGCCGATGCGGATCTACCCCGCCGTCCACTACGCCATGGGTGGGCTCTGGGTGGACTACGACCTGCGCAGCACCCTGCCGGGCCTCTACGTGATCGGCGAGGCGAACTTCTCCGACCACGGCGCGAACCGCCTCGGCGCGAGCGCCCTCATGCAGGGGCTCGCCGACGGCTACTTCATCGTCCCGAACACCATCGCTGACGAGCTGGCGCGTTTCGGGCCAGGGCCGGTCGACCTTGACCATCCCGCGTTTCGAGACGCCGAGCACAACGTGCAGCTCAAGCTCGAGCGCCTGCTCGCCTCGCGAGGCACGCGAACCGTCGAGGACCACTTCCGCGCGCTGGGTAGCCTCCTCTGGGAACAATGCGGCATGGCGCGCAGCGAGCGCGGGCTGTCCTCCGCGCTCGAGAGCATCCAGGCGCTTCAGGGCGAGTTCGAGCGAGATCTCCGGCTGCCGGACACCGGCATCGAGCTGAACGACTCGCTCGAGCGAGCAGGGCGGCTCGCCGATTACTACGAGCTCGCGGAGCTGATGTGCCGCGACGCGCTCGAGCGGCGCGAATCGTGTGGAGCGCACTTCCGCGAGGAGTTTCAAACGGCGGAAGGTGAGGCGCGCCGAGATGACGAGCACTTCTGCCATGTGTCGGTATGGGAATACCGCGGCAAGGATCGACCTCCCGCGCTCCACAAGGAGCCACTCTTCTTCGAGTCGGTCGCGGCCGAGACCAGGAGCTACAAATGA